atcttgatagCACTTGGCTTTCAcggtccaggatgtaggacctcacttacagtagttgtgtaaattgtaaattggaatttgtgaaatgtattatcttgaattgctatgttttagttaaattgaatttgtaatgattgatgccttttacttaactgtatttttgcacttatgttgtaagtcaccctggataagggtgtcaagaaaaaaaaaaaatcataataataataattctgcttAAATTAAGACCAATATAGGCTTTAAACAACAAATAACATGTCCATGCAGCTTTTCAGGACCAGTGATGGGGCCTGACCTATATGCCTACGCTTAGATATAGACTAACATGGAGACCCACTAGATGATCAGGCTAGAGGCCCCAAGAGCTCATGCCTTGACTCACCCTGTATATGAGGGTACTTCATCAGCAGCAGAAGCCCCCAGCGCAGAGTGGTTGATGTAGTTTCTGTTCCCGCAACAAAAAGGTTCCCTGCAGTGGACACCATGTTCACCTcatggaaataagtatttgggtTTCTTGTTTCCTAAACAGAAGGAAAAAATCAAAGTAATGAAATATGAGATGCTCGGAAGGTTTTATGTCTGCCCACCCACCccaaaactgtaaaaataattaCTTCTGTCTTAGTCTTTTtacatgaataaaacattaatacttATTATCTTCTGTAGATTGAAACCTTCAAATGACCAGAGTCACAGGAAATATTTGTCATTAATATTAGGATTAATATTAACCTCCTCCTGCTGTTTGGAAATGAAAGCATCAATGAAGCTCCTTAGGTCGTTTCTATCCACAATGTCCTTGCGCTCATGGTAGTAGTTGGAGAAGTACGTCTGATTCTCTAAATTATTACGGTACATTTTCTTGAAATCGGCAAGAAAGGACCCCAGGAAAGGGAAGATTTCGTACAGCTGGAAAACCAAACACAACAACAGGATTAGCAAGTACCGATTAGCAGGATAAAGGCTCAGTGTAGAGTAAACTACCTTTGACCAAGAGTTAATCTAGAGTAAGATGATCAGAGTAAAGAAAAAGGCCAGACTTCTAACTGTACAGACTGTAGTTAACTTTGGCCAGGCTGAAACTCGGGCATGTTGTTTAACTTCTCCTGGAAGAGGTCAATACAGAAACCTAGTCAGTTCAATCAGGGATTTAAAATTATACAACCAAACCAAACTGAGGCCATGAACTGCATTTTGAATTAATGTGCCTGACCCAACATTAAAGGCATGTgttaaatgaagggtgtgatTTGTGACCACACAGAATCATGGAGAGGACAATGTCCCTGGAGTCTCATACCCGCATCGCAGGGGAGATGCCAAGCTTAATATTCTGTCTAAGAAGTTGCTGGAGTCGTAGGAACTGGGGGTCGCTGTAGTCAAACCGGTCTCCAAACACAATGGTGCAGATCACATTAGACACCGCTGAGTTGATGTTAATGATGGGGTCAAACGGGTCACCTTAGAGGAAACACGAAGCACGGAACACACTTACACAAGATGTAAAACACTCAGATCATATCCACTCCCTCAGACCTAAAACAGGGTCCTCTATCAGCATCAGTTTCTCCTGCACACCCAACGGGGAGGAAATCCAGTTTCCATGTTCGACACTTACACATATCCAACATAAGAGTGCTTTATGTATATGAGTAGCAGTTTATGAGTAGGGTTAAGGCCTCGAACCCTTAATAGGGCAAAAGATTGAATCTCTTGGTGTTCACTGTTCCCAAACGGTGATTGATCTAAGTGTACAGATTTTTGGcttaattataaaaatgtacatgATCTCCAAACCAATACATCTTTCTATTACAATTACTTCTGTGgggttttatataaatatatgttgttTTATTCCCCCAGAGAGTATGAAGTATTCTGTTCAGTTTGATCAGGAATCCCACCTCATGAAATACAATCACTGGGATTTGGAGTAGAAACACTTTACACCACAAAGCATCAGTACCATTGAATAAAGGGTTGGTTTCACAGGCAGAGATTGGCACTAGTTTGTGACTAGTAAATGTGACTGTAGGCTGAACAGTGCAAGACTAGTACTGATCGAGGTCTGAGAAACTGTCTGAAGCACTCTTGGTAAAAGTAGTACAATTGGCAGTCAATTGACTTAgtttaaaaacttgaaaagtaCTCCTCAtactaatgtatttttttttatacccGAAATAAATGTCTCACTTCTTGTTAACTTTATTGAAAGGTGAACTAGACAATACATGTTACTGACAAAAAAACACTATAATGTGCCAACTAGCAAAGGTTAGTTATCTTGTCAACAAATGAAGTGTACTAAACTGTCCAAATGTTAAAGGTTGATACCTAGAATACAACATGTGTAACACTTACATGGAATTCATGTACAACCTGTAAATGGCAAGGCGTGCCAACTTGCTGATAAAAGAAACACAGAAATTCCAATGTGTTTCCAAGTAGTATTTTATGTGGCCCTTAAAAAAGCATTAAAGTTCTTTACTTGGTCAGGAAACTGTGGAATCTCCACCAGAGACCTACAATTTACtagaggttttgttttttctatttttaatatcaaaAATAAGTATTCTCTGATACCTTTATGGGACTCAAATACATCCAACAGACATCGGGCCTCCTCCACTATCCTGTCCTCGATGGTTCTCTTTCCCATGCCGAAATCCCGCAAGGTGGAGAGAGTAAACCTCCGCATGGTCTTCCATGACTCCCCAGATCCAAATACGAcgcctggaaaaacaaaaacataacaaatcTTAAAGATGCTCTCAATGTCTGTGTTGTCTCTGTAGGGACCTCTCTAGGATCTATTCTTGTGCAAAAACACAGCTGCGTTCCCCATCTAGAAAAATTCCTAGGCCTGAATTATACAGCAGGTTATCTGGGCTACTATGAAAACAAAACTGGAGAAACTTCAGCTTAAAGAGTCTGGTTCTTAGGTAGATGCTTTTTCTGTCTggctaaggaaagaaaaatgatCTCAATTAAACAACAGGCATTCTGatgtatgtaaattaaaacattagttACCGGCGCCCTTCGAAAACACTGTGGACGCATGCGTCATGCCTCTCTCGCCAAAATCATCTGCCTGATTCACCAAGGCTTCCTTCACTGTTTCATATCCAGTCAGGACCACGCACTTTAGCCTGCCCATGTGAAAGGTGAACACATTTCCATACTTCTCTGAAAGCTGTGGCAGGAGAAAGAGGAGACAATAAATACTCAGTCCAAGCATTGTCAACAACCCAGACTCATGTTAATTTTCTAATCGGTGGTGGGATTTGCCCCCTGATCTAAATTCAAATAACCAGGTGAGTCATGAGAAGGTGTCTAGATGAAAATGAGCTGGTTCAGCCATCTGGACTTTCCAATTTTTATCTGCTGCATTACTTTTACATAGATTGTGTGAGGGGGGTGGGAGGGTGTTTACTGTTTTTCAGCAGTTGTCAGCAAATTAAGTTAGCAGCAGATCTtttaaatcctgtaagttgtgagatggggcctccatggctcggacttgtttgtccagcacatcccacagatgctcgattggattgagggggaatttggaggccaagtcaacaccttaaaCTCGTGATTCctcagaccagaccaccttcttccattgctccgtggtccagttctgatgctcacgtgcccatttcggcagtggacaggggtcagcatgggcaccctgactggtctgcagctacgcagcccaatacgcaacaaactgcgatgcactgtgtgttctgacacctttttatcagaaccagcattcactttttcagcaat
This is a stretch of genomic DNA from Amia ocellicauda isolate fAmiCal2 chromosome 11, fAmiCal2.hap1, whole genome shotgun sequence. It encodes these proteins:
- the LOC136763536 gene encoding cytochrome P450 2K1-like, giving the protein MSLIAVLLANTVTVSLVFIFTTAFFFYLLFKPSKSSVYRFPPGPAAWPVIGNLNILDMKKPHETLCQLSEKYGNVFTFHMGRLKCVVLTGYETVKEALVNQADDFGERGMTHASTVFSKGAGVVFGSGESWKTMRRFTLSTLRDFGMGKRTIEDRIVEEARCLLDVFESHKGDPFDPIININSAVSNVICTIVFGDRFDYSDPQFLRLQQLLRQNIKLGISPAMRLYEIFPFLGSFLADFKKMYRNNLENQTYFSNYYHERKDIVDRNDLRSFIDAFISKQQEEETRNPNTYFHEVNMVSTAGNLFVAGTETTSTTLRWGLLLLMKYPHIQEKVHAEIQAVIGKERPPRVEDRKDMPYTDAVLHEIQRFANVVPMNVLHQTKSDIDFKGYRIPKGTAVIPLLTSVLFDKNHWETPHKFNPQHFLDAQGKFVKREAFMPFSAGRRVCLGETLARMELFLFFTLLLQRFKFSLPPGICAEDVDLSPTIGVTNAPKPYKLCAIRQ